A genomic segment from Streptomyces sp. TLI_235 encodes:
- a CDS encoding succinate dehydrogenase subunit C encodes MGAVPSVERMALATGTRRPRHALAVLWGSTIGKKAVMAASGAVMLLYLVAHMLGNLKIFFGPDDLNGYAAWLRTVGQPFLGHAWFLWIARVVLLASVVAHGVAAYQLSRRDLAARPQKYARRRARASYATRTMRWGGVILALFIVWHILDLTTLTVNPRAEEGHPYQNVVASFSTWYGGGIYIVAMLAVGLHVRHGFWSAAQTLGLNNARRDRVLKATANLLALVLTAGFLAVPVAVMIGAVK; translated from the coding sequence GTGGGTGCGGTTCCTAGCGTGGAGCGCATGGCTCTGGCGACTGGAACGCGTCGGCCGCGGCACGCCCTGGCGGTGCTGTGGGGTTCGACGATCGGCAAGAAGGCGGTGATGGCCGCCTCCGGCGCGGTGATGCTGCTGTACCTGGTGGCGCACATGCTCGGCAATCTGAAGATCTTCTTCGGGCCGGACGACCTCAACGGCTACGCGGCGTGGTTGCGCACCGTGGGGCAGCCGTTCCTCGGGCACGCGTGGTTCCTGTGGATCGCCCGGGTGGTCCTGCTCGCCTCGGTGGTGGCGCACGGCGTCGCCGCGTACCAGCTGAGCCGGCGCGACCTCGCGGCGCGGCCGCAGAAGTACGCGCGGCGGCGGGCCCGGGCGAGCTACGCGACCCGGACGATGCGCTGGGGCGGGGTGATCCTGGCGCTGTTCATCGTCTGGCACATCCTCGACCTCACGACGCTGACCGTGAACCCGCGGGCCGAGGAGGGCCACCCGTACCAGAACGTGGTGGCGTCCTTCTCGACCTGGTACGGCGGCGGGATCTACATCGTGGCGATGCTCGCCGTCGGGCTGCACGTGCGGCACGGCTTCTGGAGCGCCGCGCAGACCCTGGGCCTCAACAACGCCCGCCGGGACCGCGTGTTGAAGGCGACGGCGAACCTGCTGGCGCTGGTGCTGACGGCCGGCTTCCTCGCCGTGCCGGTGGCCGTGATGATCGGAGCGGTGAAGTGA